tgtctgaatggttcagaccttttTTCTGCATGGTTAAGCGTTATAGTAGCTCTTagtggtttagacctcttacaagttcagcatttaatggtttagacctcttactgttTCAACACTTACCCATTCAGAatttgccaaacaaccccttagtatAATTTTTAACCATTCataggcaaatgtctgaaccattcaaactaggggtgttcaaaattcGATTCGGATTTGAAATATTCGAAATTTGTCTCGATTCGAATTCGATCGTTATGTTCGAATTCGAGTTGATTCGTATTGTGGTCAAGTATATAAATTGAATACGTATTTATGATTTTCAATTCGATttgattcgaaattcgaattcaatttgtatatatattttttaagatatgtatatacacacacaaacatatatataGACACACATACAACTTATAGACTTGGCCAAAGTATGCACTACATCCATAAGTGATAAGTTTGTTATTCATAACATTATTAAACCTACGGACAAATAGTCATACTACTTATTTCTAAATTTTTATCTAACCTAAATTTTTATAAGTAATCAACATATCTTCTAAATTTTGGTGTTTTAACATATTGATAGTTAATTAATTTTGCagattattatattttatgttgaATATAATTAGTTTGTAGTAGCATAAAAAGTGAAATTAAAATAATTCGTTGTTTAGGGTGAAtttgaattaaatcgaatttattcgaattcagTGGGAACTCGATTCGAAATTGAGTTTCAAACTATCGAATCGAATACAGAttcaagtaaaaaaaataaaaatttgattcgaataaataaaaaaattgttattcgattcgatgaacactcCTAATTCAAACATGCAGTTATGAAACAAACAGTCTCAATCACTAAATACTTAAGTACTACCCATTTACATGAGATCTAAACCGTTAAAATCCTATTAAAAACTGAAACAAAAAGCCCCTTTGTAATATTTTTTGTAATTACAAACACAATGGTAAAAACAAAATCATGAAATTTTTCTAGTTACAAACACAatggaaaaaacaaaaacaaaatcatGAATCTTGATATAACTGAAACCCAAACCGGTCAAGTAACCCTTTCATATTAGCAAGTATTGCTAAACTATTACTCAAGTACACACTCGACCTCTTCACCCTCACCTTCACCTCATCCCCAACCATCGATCCCACCTCCTCCAAACCCTCCACACACCTCTCCTGATCCGTCATCGCCGCGCTAATCCACGTCATCAAATCCGCCACACTCCCCTCCATTGTCTCCCCATCCCCGTTCACAATCTCCACCGCCCGACTGAGTCGACTCACCGCATCATCAAACAAACTCACACACTCTCTAAACATCAAACCAGTATATAAATCATTCACTTTCATAACTAGAGTTTTTGACATCAACGACACATTAACAACCTCATTAACCGCGAGGTGCAACGTAATGTTGAAAATCATCATAGGATCAACGTCACTGGAGTTAACTGTGCTGACGTGAGCTAAACATGACTCCGGATGCTGCGTGACTGCGCACACGGAGTTAATAACTGAAACTGATTGCTCGGTACTCAGCGGCTTGTAACTGCGGTTGTTGTGTGGGTGACGCTGGCGAACAACTTGAAGTGTGATAATTGTGCCGATGACGATGGTGAAGATTGTTAATGTAATGACGACAGGAATGGTTCTACGGTGTGTCGGAGCGGGAGGTTCATGGTGAGCGGCGGACGTTTCGCCATCCGGGTGTACTTTGTTGTAGCCTCTGATGTAGTTGATGGATTCTTCCATGTGTGAGGGTTTATGAAGGCGTGTAGTATATGAAGGTTGAAGATGAGTTTATTAATGTAGGTTAGGTTAGGTTAggtttgttttatttaatttattatttattattaatataagTATATAagttataaatataaaaaatgtaAATGAATATGGGACATTCAGTTGATCTCCATAAAAAATGCATGTAGTGTTTCATTCCATGATCATCAATTTCTTAACCTCTACAatgaatcttttttttttttttttttttttttttttttttttttttgtcatacaTTCTGCAATAAATCTATTTTTGTCATATGTAAGTATTTTGCAACTATAATTGAAGTAATCAAGAGTTGACCGGAATTTGGAACTTGATATCGGCGTTTCGGAAAGCGAATGAGTTTAGCTATTCCACACTGGcgaggattttttttttttttttttaacggcaaaaattctatatatatatagaacccAGTAAGGGGCTGGAAAGAAACAATCCCAAAAAAACAGAAGAGAAAAACTAATGACACACGACCTTTTTACCATTCCAATATCTGCTTTGGCATGTAAGTCTACCTTTAGTGCTAGCGGATGAGTACTTGATCAACATCAAAGTTCACATAATAAAGATACCGTTGAAATTCTTATTTGCACAAAAAGTTGTTATACGTTAGTTATTATAATGTCTATTTCTGTATGTGGTACATGTTTTTAATGATAAAATAACATTCTCCTAAATACATCTAAACCTTTGTTTGACTTCATAAATTATCTAGGTAGTAGGTATGTGGAATTCTTATGTATCATAAATAGACATAAATTATCTACAAAATTAATTTATTATGAAAGTCGTTCTCTAGGTAGTAGGTATGTGGAATTCttgtgttttcaattttcattcaTTAAGTGAGCCCCTTTCTTATGGTTGGTTGATCCACCCGACACGCGACTTCATCTTCATCCTCACAAGTCATCACATTGCCACACCACTAATATTAGACCCTAACCATTCAACTTCGTGCGGGGCTAGCAAGAAGAGATTGAGGAAGGTCACATGTAGCAGCGACTTCCGGTATGAGACAcataaagtaatttttttttttaaatatgatcAACGACGTCTTTTCGTTTCAGAAGGAGAAAGGTAGTTAATAATAAACTTATTTTGAGTGGCATAATAATAAACTTATTTTGAGTGGCATTCGTTATGTAGTTTGACTTTCCATTGTTTGGCGTTGCGCTAATAACTTACTAGTTGTCTATGTTGTAATAAAGTTGTTTTATAGTTAAACAAAGCTAATGATAAAAAGTAAAGAGAATTACAATTTTGGTTTATgtagtatttatttatttatttatttgtttttttatttttttacaaaagtgGCTCTAGATACGTCtctaattttgaaattttctttCATGAAATTAAAAGTGTATGATATTAGCGTATTTTGGTCTATGAGGAAACACTAAGTCTAAACTATAGGGTTTATCTTTAAGGGAATGGTCTCGTCAAGAAGTTCAATCCTTAATCTTTCCTCGATCATTGGTTGGGAGTATAATCTGCAACTTAGTAACATGATGAAGCTCGTTACAATGAGGAGGGGGTGGggtgggaggggggggggggagtttCTCCTTGTAACAACCATCTGACGTGACATAGGTATCGTTTAAGAAGACTAAATGAGCGTATGTTTAGGGTAAGAGAGTGACAGAGCCGACCCTTAAATCTGTGGTTGAaagttggtatttatagccgagtaGTGTAGAAAAGGAGATGAGCTAATGAGCCTTCGGCCGGATATCGCCAACAAGAATATCCGGTTGGTACCCTCTGACACGACCATTAGCATTCGctgttgaaggggtatggtcccaacacgaccattacccgcatcaaacaaacccctaccagtaagcaaaccgcacccatgcggtcacatccttcgaacccatgcggttcgaagatgaatagcttgacccaagtacgaaagaagatgaacatatcgatgcggctggcaccgcatcatatggctattttcgtcacgacaagggaagtgagcaaatagtctccacatgcgatgatgcggccaacaccgcatctcgcgtatttcttgatcacaagtaggagacgcggtaacttcaggtgttaccgcatgcagcgatgcggctcgcaccgcaccctgcatatccaacaagtggactgacacgccaggcaagtggctgacaccacgaggcaagtggcgccggcgacagtcccctgtcagagctattaaagcaatgggctgacgtggcgtaacccccacggccggcgagactgacacacctgcaacggtgcagctcgtcgtcagcccatccatcaatctcctccttcactcctcggctataaataccgaccccaaaccaggtttgaggtatctcttcacaactctctcactactactactatcttgctttgcttcccaagcaaactactgattctcacgccggagagtggtaacaaggagcaccccccaccccatcctccttgttacgagtcacggcttgtttccttgtgcaggagatcatccaccggtgacccagccagcgatctccgagaggaagggattaacccttcttgacgagaccagtgtgttaaccctgcccggttaaccattgtttcatcattggcgcccaccgctactcttagcactttttaatccatccctctccctctcaagatcatgactgataacCAAAACACCAATGCGGATAATCCAAATCCCCCGGTCCCAACAGGGGTCCACCCTTCGAccccccaacccggacacattggcacgtccacccAAAGGATCCCATCCTTTGCGTTCGGACACGACTTATCACAGGCCCCAACTGTGCTTCCACCAGGCGTGGACTTACACTCCTGGTACCAACAGCAGACTGACCTGCTGATAGCGgcttacaaccgcgcttgtacggaagcaaacgtacaagctgggcctactccaatacaacacacacctgccaaccgtatactccaatacgatggcaggttacactcacgtccggcttccagaagccgacatgacgaccgtggatcatcttactgttcggtcaATACACTCAACGAGGATACTTCCTCATATGAGTCCCGCTCCAGAgggccagtgcatacccgcctgggCCCCTATGGCGAAGATAGGAGGCGGTCAGCCGCCAGGCGCGGCCCAGGCATCCAGAGCCGACTGGGCCCGCAACCTTACACGGAAGGGTACGgccataccgaccctgacgatcaaacctaccgcggggagtctcacgacaccaacagcagaccggggggacgcaactatgtccctcccagtcacccccgcactacatacctcagggcggcaaagcgccctgtgcacgaaccatacaggccaagggccgcggccgaaaattcaaaattcgtcccgcacatcgccaacgccgatatcacaacgacaaaattcccagtcaacattgggaaatacagtggctcgaccgacccggacgaccacatgaacatcttcacaggcgcaggcgtcaatggcaggtgggacgaacccacctggtgcaattttttcccccagacccttatcggtctggccagggcatggtttgattctttgccagtgggatcactggattctttcgaggacttgcgcgccaagttcctcgcccatttcagccagcagcgacgccacgaacgcgattcgttggacgtcatgaacatctggcgaagggatgacgaatcgctcgaggcattcgtcatccgttacaataaagaatgcctagagataggcgacgtggcggaccaaatggcgcgaaaccattttattcgggccgtcaaagacagagagatgatcatgaccatctctggcaaggaggggttgcctaaaaaatgggaggatgtcatgaccgcagtcaagacatatgcccagacacagcggtcactcgaaccgcacgtcaaaaaggcaaaaccccaagccgaaacatcccaccaagggtccaaacgTAACAACAAACGAAACCGGGATGCAGGAAATCGGGATATTACTAAACCGTATTTCCCGCAACCCAACACGTTTGAcccacaatgctacaaccctgcccgagacactcgggcaccaagaaaagaatctcgggaccgcaaatggaccgagatcaaccagtcgccaagagaggtcctcctcgcagatccacaattcttgcgaccggcccaaccaatgaagtccaagaaaagtcaggacctcacattatactgtgagtaccacaaggactcgggccacaccaccaacaactgcatcagtctccggctggagattgagcgggcgttGAAAGAGGGGAAACTACAACACCTCTTGCCAGGTGGACAAAAGCCCACCAAGCATATCACCCCTCAcaacgaaggtacctcctccggaaagAAAGCCATGTGCGTGGTttccacccacatgatctacggaggcaagggtaggccgcgcaaagcggcacgaagaccggacaatgattggaaagacgagcaagtcgtcttcccaaaagtccgaggcggaccgcgtgaTAGACGCGCCGTCGTCATATCAGGCCAGCTGgcccattactgcaccgagcgtctgttcatcgacccgggcagtacatccgatataatctacgagcaatgcttcaatcaatttgaccaagaggacaaagatcggttgcaagccgtAGATTACCCGCTGGCCGGATTCGCAGGGGAAACAGTCTTTCCCCTAGGTCAAATTACCTTTCCCGTGCGTCTTACCAATGGTAAACACACGCGGACAGAGGAGGttaacttcatggttttaccccacACCTCCAATTATGACgtcctccttgggagagaatcccaaggagacttcaatatgatcacatccgtcccccactccgcggttggtttcccaaccgcatcgggggttgcaatcatctacgcccgcaaggacgtcatgatgacggacgaagcacgtccgacaaaggtcgcaaggcccacccccgtcgaccaaccggaaaaatgggttctcaacccaacgcatccggaacaaaaggtcacattgggtcacgccttatcctcgaccaccagagcgcacctgaaggagctcctcttcaggaaccaagacatcttcgcgtggactcccgcagacatgacaggggtcccacgcgaaatagcgcagcactatttgaataccaaaccaggtatcaagccagtgatccaaggccaacgccaccttgggtcagctaaaaatcaggcgatgcaagagcagatcgaagaactgctctccgcaggtatactgcgggaagtcaagtaccagacttggttatccaaccctgtcatggtagaaaaaccatccgggggctggcgcatgtgcgtcgattacaaggaccttaacaaggcctgccccaaggattgttacgcgcttccagaaatcgacgaaaaggtcgataacctcgcgCCATTtcggtggaagtgtttcctcgattgctacaaagggtaccaccaggtacaaatggcacttgaggatgaagacaaaacggcattccggaccccaaccggaaattactgctatacaaaaatgccgtttgggttgcgcaac
This genomic stretch from Helianthus annuus cultivar XRQ/B chromosome 8, HanXRQr2.0-SUNRISE, whole genome shotgun sequence harbors:
- the LOC110870592 gene encoding pectinesterase 1 translates to MEESINYIRGYNKVHPDGETSAAHHEPPAPTHRRTIPVVITLTIFTIVIGTIITLQVVRQRHPHNNRSYKPLSTEQSVSVINSVCAVTQHPESCLAHVSTVNSSDVDPMMIFNITLHLAVNEVVNVSLMSKTLVMKVNDLYTGLMFRECVSLFDDAVSRLSRAVEIVNGDGETMEGSVADLMTWISAAMTDQERCVEGLEEVGSMVGDEVKVRVKRSSVYLSNSLAILANMKGLLDRFGFQLYQDS